caaaaatgatggtacccctagaaaagactgaaaataatgtgatcatagggacatgttcaatcaaggtgtgtcctctaattagcatcacaaatgtctacaaacttgtaatcagtcagtcggcctatttatagggttacaagtcgtcactgtgctgtttggtgacatggtgtgtaccacactaaacatggaccagaggaagccaaggagagagttgccTCAGGAGactagaaagaaaattatagaccagcatgttaaagataaaggctataagaccatctccaagcagcttgatgttcctgtgactacagttgcacatattattcagaaatttaagatccatgggactgtagccaacctccctggatgtggccgcaggaggaaaattgatgacaaatggaggagatggataataggaatggaaacaaaagagcccagaacaacctctaaagacattaaaggtgaactccaaggtcaaggtacatcagtgtcagatcataCCATCCgttgttgtttgagccaaagtggacttcatgggagacgaccaaggaggacaccattgttgaaaacagatcataaaaaagccagactggaatttgccaaactgcatgttgacaagccacaaagcttctgggagaatgtcctacggacagacgagacaaaactggaactttttggcaaggcacatcagctctatgttcacagatgcagaaatgaagcatctcaagaaaagaacactgtccctactgtgaaacatggaggaggttctgttatgttctggggctgctttgctgcacagggtgtcttgaatctgtgcagggtacaatgaaatgtcatgactatcaaggtattctagagagaaatgtgctgcccagtgtcagaaagcttggtctcagtcacaggtcgtgggtcttgcaacaggataatgagccaaaacacacagctaaaaacagccaagaatggctaagaggaaaacattggactattctgaagtggtctctatgagccctgatctaaatcctattgaacatctgtggaaggagctgaaacatggcgtctggagaaggaacccttcaaacctgagacaactggagcagtctgctcatgaggagtggaccagaatatctgctgagaggtgcagaagtctcactgacagttacagaaatcgtttgattgcagtgatttcctcaaaaggttgtgcaacaaaacattaagttaagggtaccatcatttttgtccaggcctgtttcatgagtttatttttaaaaataattctgctgaaccacagtttaaaaagcaatgtctgattttcattggttaattttcatagaatttttatttattattacttttgtcagattcaaattatttctgtgaccattgtgggtttttctttcattaactgaggggtaccaactattttgtccacgtgtgtatgcTGCTGTTGAGAAGTTGCTGGTCAAGACAAGGTTGTTCTTAGTATTTAAactgtaacttttttttctgtttacagcTCACGAGGCTGGTTACTACACAGCAGAAATCGCTCCCATTGATGTGAAAGCTAAGAAAGGCAAAGTGTCCATGGCTCAGGATGAACATCCTCGTCCTCAGACCACATTGGAGCAGATGTCCAAACTGCCTCCTGTCTTTAAGAAGGGAGGAACCGTTACTGCCGCTAATGCTTCGGTGAGTTTATATAGTTTTTATTGGCACTATATAGATGTaattaaattgaaattaatTTAGTGGAATGTCAAATAAAGCTTCTCGTTTGCTTCACCCaatagaaaatgtttaaaatcacaCCCTAAAAGTGTCATATTGCTGTAATGTGAAAACCTTCCATTGTAGTTCCTTTTGGGTTTTTCATGTTTATAAAAGTATTTCACACAGAACACTTTTGTGAAGATCAACAGTGATACATTCAGACCCCTTATTGCAGGGGTCAcaaacctttttgaacctgagagcaacttcaagggtactgagtagtacggagggcaccttgtttgatacaaacttcctcaatagcaaacttgcgccatcatctttaaacaataataataatgaaaataatatgtaaaaagactgtctgatcacatttatgttaattattccttgcAATAActattaacaacgatttccacaacaatgacggtaggaaacacacacacacacacacacacacacacacacacacacatatatatggaaatctgttccaatatttaaaagtcagaggtatcccatctctgaaactttggtaaatatctttcttggcagttttggatgaatcagcatatttgcagcattttgttcaaaatcacaccagttacatttctgtgcaaattgtcacttctaacatttttaggaaatcattaactgtcatcaaattatgcttcatttgtgcaaacctctacctttgtaacatttttgaacaattcatgaactctatcccatgtttgtacaaattatcagttgtgtaagaaaaaaatcaactctttcacattttgaaatgaatcctatcacattagtactaatcaccagcatttttcaccagcattgcaacatttttaacagatcgtaacaacaaatcattacatgttttcaacaaattgtttttcacatttttgtgtaatggcatgGTGttctgaatgacaacatgttacctctttcttcgtctgtaaatgtgtgttagtgggaagcctggcattgcagagcttatcctGTCAGCGACAGTCTTACCTTTATCTTGCAggtcacagttcagatggttcagtttcccagtgatgtccgttaaaaatgcaagggcaagaatccactcagtgtcgtCAAGCAGCAAGATGTCCTCCACTTTGGactgcatcaactctttgatttcggccaacagtgacaaaaaacgctgcaaaactggtccctgctgatccatggggtttctgtgtgtagtaacaggtcaccatgttcagctaacagctcctccagcagcaccttcaatgtcctggttgtttggctttggagccatttatgatcttcacgacacgagtcctcacgtgatcaaatccggccacttttgtacatacatatgtcctgctggtgaatgatgcagtggtaatgtaggaatgtcgggaagtctggatcacctctgcatcgtacaatgaagcctgcatgccgacccgtcatggaggagccctgTCAGTCGTCactaaaaaaagcttttctaatggtacatttttctccacgaagaaacttttcgccgcgttGTAGATGTCAAacctgcctttaagtcccgggttttcctgtccgtagtgcgcatacagtctatgtgcgctaccaggtggctagttagcatggctagttagcatggaagctttgtagcggctaaagtagcgtctctccacattgtgccgctttgccgtcgcaatagtcgccccgcaaataggacgcatatatttatctttcactgtcgtgaaaaagaactcttcttCCCAGTCattgtgaaaatagtgttttctctttcacttctctgtcatgttttgggggtaaaaaccacgtctagcttcccaaagtgtctgcgcccggacgcttcagcagaatgacgtggtggtttgacatgcgcagtgaactttgactcggacaaggtcaaagttcatttacaccgaagatatttttgttttttaaaaaaattataataaatattgtaatttaaaatctgcattaatgtaagtatttttgatttaaaaagaacagcaactataatttttataaggaatttcatggtgacgtgttatttttagaacatgtgtcactggcaactcacatggtctctgcgggcaaccaggcgcccacGGGCACCCTGTTTGCTACCCCTGCCTTATTGTATCTGTCAtggttttttgtttcattaggAAATCGATCTGAGCATacaattgttttttattcatgttcctcAGAGATATgatcctttatttttgctagACAGTAACTTATGGCACTGTGATTTAGATTTTCACACTATTGAattaaaagacagtaaaatataatttaatataaatatcATGCAACTGTTCTTACTTCTACCATTAGTAGCAGCCTTATATCACTAATGTAATTCTCTTCTTGGTCTCAGGGTGTATCTGACGGTGCTGCTGCCGTGGTGATCGCAAGCGAGGATGCGGTAAAAGAACATAAACTCACTCCACTGGCCAGAGTTGTTGCCTATCATGTGTCAGGCTGTGACCCGAGCATTATGGGAATTGGTGAGTGGCACCGCTGCTAAGGATGTGTCATtcaacccccccccccctaAATTATACAAGGTGAAAGTCATTAAATAAACTTTGACATAGTTTCCTCtaagaattttcttgttttctttaatctttGTAGGTCCCGTTCCAGCAATCACAGAAGCTCTTAAAAAAGCCGGTCTGACTCTCAACGACATGGATCTTGTGGAGGTTTGttaccagtaaaaccagtaaaaacaaaaaaacaaaaaaacaagaaactgtTTCTCTCAGGCTCATTTGTACTCAGATCTTCAATTTATCAAATGCAAGTCCTGTACTGGTACAATAATCTCTAAATACCGCACTGCAAGTAAAAACCccacatttaaaatgttactaTACTAACAGTAAATACACTTTCTAATTGCCGTTAATTTTCAAACCTGATGGCTAAATCCATCTCATATGTTGTcgtggcctgtttttttttattttgatttttacgGTTCCACCTTAACGGGCTCACCTTCATCATAGCAGCTGCTGATTCTTATGCATTCATGTGGCTGATTTATTCTCACTCAAAAGTGAAGTCAAAGACTTTATCTATCTTCCATCTAcacattttcatgtttgaaCAAACGCAGTCCCACCCCTTCCTTTGCTCACACCTGTTCGACGTCTAATTACATACCATGAATCTTAAAATAATGACTCAGAATATTATTAGACAGGAACTCATATTAGACAGGAACTCACTTCAATATTTTAGCAAATTGTGAAAATTGAATTTGCagtcaacacaaaaagattGCTCAAACATAAATGCAATCAATGTTTCCAACACTGCATTTAAGATACAAtatgtttggtttattttggagGTAAATACTCAGTTGTGTTAATGTCTGTTGCTTTACACAGGTGAATGAGGCCTTTGCCCCTCAGTACCTGTCGGTTGCCAAGGCTCTTGGACTCAACCCAGAGAAGAGCAACGTAAATGGTGGAGCTATTGCCATCGGACATCCTCTCGGTGCTTCTGGAGCACGCATCACTGCTCACCTGGTGCATGAGCTCAGGTAGCCTAGTTGTTAGtaattatatatgtatacacagcAGATTATATGGCAGGGAGATGTTTACACTTTTACTATAGCAGTTTTGAATAATGAACTTTGTTTCTGACAGGCGACGAGGAGGCAAGTACGCTGTCGGTTCAGCCTGTATCGGCGGCGGTCAGGGTATCGCCATCATCCTCGAAAAATGCTGATTGAAGAGGCTACCAGTATCAGAAGAGTTCCTGTAGAAGAatgtgctgcacacacaccGTCTACTCGCATTAAATGAAATACAGTCGATTCATGCTAAAACAGACTTTTTTCAGATAAACTATAGCAAATGCCCTCGTAACACAAGGCACTGCTGCTCAGGTTTTCATCTTTATCCTGCTTTTTGCTTTGACTTTCACTACAATTctacaaaaaatgtacaagacAGCCCAGTGTTGCCTTGGAAGCCCTGTGAAGTTAAAGAGCTAGTGGGCCGACACTTCTGTG
Above is a genomic segment from Amphiprion ocellaris isolate individual 3 ecotype Okinawa chromosome 6, ASM2253959v1, whole genome shotgun sequence containing:
- the acaa2 gene encoding 3-ketoacyl-CoA thiolase, mitochondrial, with amino-acid sequence MALLRGVFVVGAKRTPFGTYGGVLKDHSATDLAEHAAKAALAAGGVAPELVNSVIVGNVMQSSADAPYIARHVSLRCGVPIPVPALTVNRLCGSGFQSIINGAQEICLRESEVVLCGGSESMSQAPYAVRNVRFGTKFGVDLKLEDTLWAGLTDLHVKIPMGITAENLADKYQITREDCDNYAHQTQQRWKAAHEAGYYTAEIAPIDVKAKKGKVSMAQDEHPRPQTTLEQMSKLPPVFKKGGTVTAANASGVSDGAAAVVIASEDAVKEHKLTPLARVVAYHVSGCDPSIMGIGPVPAITEALKKAGLTLNDMDLVEVNEAFAPQYLSVAKALGLNPEKSNVNGGAIAIGHPLGASGARITAHLVHELRRRGGKYAVGSACIGGGQGIAIILEKC